A part of Denticeps clupeoides unplaced genomic scaffold, fDenClu1.1, whole genome shotgun sequence genomic DNA contains:
- the bbs10 gene encoding BBSome complex assembly protein BBS10 isoform X2: protein MLLVQVKIQGVSVVTLWLIVDCVHTHCQIAADGSKSFLLLLSSLLSEMVSCCGASWDSATARRLAQRLLQFCWTGLDDVIARGVTQRASSLAICGYHGDVVEGLVRGYMAGRVGDGPAKVLSPLVCRFYQKWSGGVRGAEPVAVIHTHFSLLHTAVSGLPIGCSGVAEGLVLERDWSAFFEHGPRVEVLVLAASVCPAAEPGRGCVCDRCVAWPQVCVCAQQLGACVLLSAAKQPDWVLQWARRNRVCLAECLDPERLDLLCLLGQSRPTPAGRVATATSVRRLVLGGRRLAAVVPAHAPRAHTLLLCGPGPGPLDQSVSACRGAVAMLHHVFEEDQSQSPAADCWAEALGSGRLLPVGGAFELLLHDFLLSSDWTGDPQVSRLLARAVLSVPGALHSHKPRHFLQLHAHFLRQGSGGPSRPWSGGLESVAAKRQLLSAVLQCAAKLLTVETVLRVHAPLRTSRSDEEED from the exons TGCTGCTGGTCCAGGTGAAGATCCAGGGAGTTTCTGTGGTGACGCTGTG gcTCATCGTGGattgtgttcacacacactgccaaaTTGCCGCCGACGGATCGAAGtccttcctgctgctgctgtcctccCTGCTGAGTGAGATGGTGTCCTGCTGCGGTGCATCCTGGGACAGCGCCACGGCCCGCCGCCTGGCCCAGCGTCTGCTGCAGTTCTGCTGGACCGGCCTGGATGACGTCATCGCCCGCGGCGTGACCCAGCGCGCGTCCTCGCTGGCCATCTGTGGTTACCATGGCGATGTGGTGGAGGGACTGGTCCGTGGTTACATGGCCGGCAGGGTGGGGGACGGCCCGGCGAAAGTCCTGTCTCCTCTCGTCTGTCGCTTCTACCAGAAATGGAGTGGCGGCGTGCGAGGGGCGGAGCCAGTGGCTGTGATCCACACGCACTTCTCGCTCCTGCACACGGCGGTGTCGGGCCTGCCCATTGGCTGCTCGGGGGTGGCGGAGGGCCTGGTGCTGGAGCGGGATTGGTCGGCGTTCTTCGAGCACGGGCCGCGGGTGGAGGTGCTGGTGCTGGCGGCGAGCGTGTGTCCGGCGGCCGAGCCGGggcgcgggtgtgtgtgtgaccgcTGCGTGGCCTGgccgcaggtgtgtgtgtgcgcgcagcaGCTGGGCGCGTGCGTCCTGCTGTCCGCCGCGAAGCAGCCGGACTGGGTTCTGCAGTGGGCCCGGCGGAACCGCGTCTGCCTGGCAGAGTGTCTGGACCCGGAGCGGCTGGACCTGCTCTGTCTGCTCGGCCAATCGCGGCCCACCCCCGCCGGTCGCGTCGCCACGGCGACGTCTGTCCGCCGCCTGGTGCTGGGGGGTCGCCGCCTCGCCGCCGTAGTCCCGGCGCACGCTCCACGCGCTCACACGCTGCTGCTGTGTGGCCCCGGCCCCGGGCCCCTGGACCAGAGCGTGAGTGCGTGTCGGGGGGCGGTCGCCATGCTGCACCACGTGTTTGAGGAGGACCAATCGCAGAGCCCCGCTGCTGACTGCTGGGCTGAAGCGCTCGGGTCTGGACGCCTGCTTCCTGTGGGCGGGGCCTTTGAGCTGCTGTTGCATGACTTCCTGCTGTCGTCCGATTGGACGGGAGATCCTCAGGTGAGCCGGCTGCTGGCGCGGGCGGTACTGAGCGTGCCCGGAGCGCTTCATTCCCACAAGCCGCGGCACTTCCTGCAGCTCCACGCCCACTTCCTGCGGCAGGGGTCCGGCGGCCCGTCCCGCCCGTGGTCAGGGGGTCTGGAGAGCGTGGCGGCGAAGCGGCAGCTGCTGAGCGCGGTGCTGCAGTGCGCGGCCAAGCTCCTGACGGTGGAGACGGTTCTACGCGTCCACGCGCCGCTGAGGACCAGCCGCTCAGACGAAGAAGAAGACTGA
- the LOC114779517 gene encoding DNA-binding protein SMUBP-2-like, with amino-acid sequence MEVERFVSRTLELLQEEREAEIEETRVLQQNVSLRNLQQKGLCLLKLQIGSQCTGLHGRLLVIFEPRKGSGPPLLSSNSFGPGDIVGLSECQGYALQSQLASGVVTRVTPASVSVAFDESLEGLNLQADGLFNLMKLANDVTYRRLTSALNSLNKYSGGPASGLINVLFGYSEPHGSPQQTGLEFSNRGLDESQREAVAFALSQRDVAIIHGPPGTGKTTTVVEIIIQAAKQGHKILCCAPSNVAVDNLVERLVRSKVNVLRLGHPARLLESIQRHSLDAVLTRSDSADVIADIRRDMDKIFSKLRKEAERGEKSRLRREVGELRKELRSREETAIRQALKAAAVILATNTGACDDGPLKVLPAEHFDLVVIDECGQALESSCWIPLLRAGKCVLAGDHKQLPPTVKSQTAARDGLSLSLMERIIDRYGDSVVRMLSVQYRMNSSIMQWSSDQMYQGKVTAHTSVAAHLLKDLPGVASVEETEIPLLLVDTAGCGLFEMEDADEQSRGNQGEVDIVVLHVRALMQAGLEARDIGVIAPYNLQVDLLRQQLSQKHPDLEIKSVDGFQGREKEAVVLSLVRSNRKGEVGFLTEDRRINVAVTRARRQLAVVCDSQTVRNHDFLRSLLDYMTEHGEVRTAFEYLENVVPQNYTREPGPEQRRQKSKASAGRQSGATEARKGGEGRGAAQPGPSTHPPKPRQQQETAPVQGKYEEIREQVLTFLKDPGQAQLQFPSSFSSHDRLLVHCVAEELGLCHQSQGEGRCRHVRISRCPPQQEPAEPHRDLKSLHVEPQKGEKKESEPHRDPQPALDLKSLHVEKQKGEKKESEPHRDPQHALDLKSLHVEKQKGEKKESEPHRDPRPALDLKSLHVEKQKGEKKESEPHRDPQHALDLKSLHVEKQKGEKKESEPHRDPQPALDLKSLHVEKQKGEKKESEPHRDPQPALDLKSLHVEKQKGEKKESEPHRDPQPALDLKSLHVERMKREQQKREERGEKKESGAGAGRSKTAKTSKGGAKGKWALKAGALDIAGAAGDDADFDSLVEAVVRAERACAFGACKASVVTLGQLCAFCSRQFCLSHHVPEVHGCGERAKANARMRISKEGVLYAGSGHKDTSMDPNKKAHLHRKLDSKLRDMASQRKTKVKDK; translated from the exons ATGGAGGTGGAGCGCTTTGTGTCCAGGACTctggagctgctgcaggaggagagagaagcTGAAATCGAGGAAACCAG GGTTCTTCAGCAGAACGTCTCCCTGAGGAACCTGCAGCAGAAAGGACTGTGCTTGTTAAAGCTGCAGATCGGAAGTCAGTGTACGGGTCTGCATGGGCGTCTGCTGGTCATATTCGAGCCGAGAAAAGGCAGTGGACCTCCTCTGCTTTCCAGCAACAGCTTTGGACCAG gTGACATTGTTGGTTTGTCTGAGTGTCAAGGTTATGCTCTTCAGTCCCAGCTTGCCTCAGGGGTCGTGACCCGAGTCACGCCGGCATCGGTGTCCGTGGCTTTTGACGAGTCCCTGGAAGGCCTCAACCTCCAGGCCGATGGGCTCTTCAACCTGATGAAGCTGGCGAACGATGTGACCTACAGGAGGCTGACGAG TGCTCTGAACTCCCTGAACAAGTACAGCGGTGGTCCAGCGTCTGGGCTGATTAACGTTCTCTTCGGATACTCGGAGCCTCACGGGTCTCCACAGCAAA CTGGTTTAGAATTTTCGAACCGCGGCCTGGACGAGTCGCAGAGGGAAGCGGTGGCGTTTGCTCTGTCGCAGAGAGATGTGGCCATCATTCATGGCCCCCCGGGGACAGGGAAGACCACCACCGTGGTGGAGATCATCATACAAGCAGCGAAACAAGGACACAAG ATCCTGTGCTGTGCTCCATCAAACGTCGCCGTGGACAACCTGGTGGAACGTCTGGTGCGGTCCAAAGTGAACGTCCTGAGACTGGGACACCCGGCCCGCCTCCTGGAATCCATCCAGAGACACTCGCTGGACGCTGTGTTGACCCGCAGTGACAGCGCCGATGTCATCGCTGATATTCGCAGGGACATGGATAAGATTTTT AGTAAACTGAGGAAAGAGGCGGAGCGCGGTGAGAAGAGCCGCCTGCGGAGGGAGGTGGGGGAGCTGAGGAAAGAGCTGAGGAGCAGGGAGGAGACGGCCATTCGCCAGGCGCTGAAGGCGGCCGCCGTCATCCTGGCCACCAACACCG GTGCGTGTGATGACGGGCCGCTGAAGGTCCTCCCCGCTGAACACTTTGACCTGGTGGTGATAGACGAGTGCGGTCAGGCCTTGGAGAGCAGCTGCTGGATCCCGCTGCTCCGAGCTGGGAAGTGTGTCCTGGCAGGAGACCATAAACAACTTCCCCCCACCGTCAAATCCCAGAC GGCAGCAAGGGACGGTCTGTCCCTCAGCCTGATGGAGAGGATCATCGATCGCTACGGCGACTCGGTGGTCCGGATGCTGAGCGTTCAGTACCGCATGAACTCCTCCATCATGCAGTGGTCCTCGGATCAGATGTACCAGGGAAAGGTGACCGCACACACATCAGTGGCAGCGCACCTGTTGAA AGACTTGCCCGGGGTTGCCAGTGTGGAGGAGACAGAAATCCCCCTTTTGCTGGTGGACACGGCGGGCTGCGGCTTGTTTGAAATGGAGGACGCTGACGAACAGTCCAGAGGCAACCAGG GTGAGGTGGACATCGTGGTCCTGCACGTCCGAGCGCTGATGCAGGCCGGGCTGGAGGCCAGAGACATCGGGGTCATCGCACCGTACAACCTGCAG GTCGACCTTCTGAGGCAGCAGCTTTCCCAGAAGCACCCAGATCTAGAGATCAAGTCAGTTGACGGCTTCCAAGGCAGGGAGAAGGAGGCTGTGGTTCTCTCTCTGGTCCGATCAAACAGGAAAG GCGAGGTTGGCTTCCTGACTGAAGACAGGAGGATCAACGTGGCCGTGACCCGCGCCAGACGGCAGCTCGCGGTGGTCTGCGACTCCCAGACGGTCCGGAACCACGACTTCCTCAGGTCCCTGCTGGACTACATGACTGAACACGGCGAGGTCCGCACGGCCTTCGAGTATCTGGAGAACGTCGTGCCTCAGAACTACACCCGCGAACCCGGGCCGGAGCAGCGCAGGCAGAAGAGCAAAGCCTCAGCCGGGAGACAGTCTGGAGCTACAGAGGCCAGGAAGGGTGGAGAAGGACGCGGTGCAGCCCAACCTGGaccctccacccacccacctaaaccccggcagcagcaggagacaGCTCCTGTCCAGGGTAAATATGAGGAGATACGAGAGCAGGTCCTCACCTTCCTGAAGGATCCGGGCCAGGCCCAACTCCAGTTCCCATCATCCTTCAGTTCCCACGATCGCCTGCTGGTCCACTGCGTTGCAGAAGAGTTGGGGCTGTGCCACCAGAGCCAGGGAGAAGGGCGGTGTCGGCACGTTCGTATCTCCAGGTGCCCCCCGCAGCAGGAACCTGCCGAGCCCCACAGAGACCTGAAGAGCCTCCACGTGGAGCCGCAGAAAGGTGAGAAGAAGGAGTCCGAGCCCCACAGAGACCCCCAGCCTGCCTTGGACCTGAAGAGCCTCCACGTGGAGAAGCAGAAAGGTGAGAAGAAGGAGTCCGAGCCCCACAGAGACCCCCAGCATGCCCTGGACCTGAAGAGCCTCCACGTGGAGAAGCAGAAAGGTGAGAAGAAGGAGTCCGAGCCCCACAGAGACCCCCGGCCTGCCCTGGACCTGAAGAGCCTCCACGTGGAGAAGCAGAAAGGTGAGAAGAAGGAGTCCGAGCCCCACAGAGACCCCCAGCATGCCCTGGACCTGAAGAGCCTCCACGTGGAGAAGCAGAAAGGTGAGAAGAAGGAGTCCGAGCCCCACAGAGACCCCCAGCCTGCCCTGGACCTGAAGAGCCTCCACGTGGAGAAGCAGAAAGGTGAGAAGAAGGAGTCCGAGCCCCACAGAGACCCCCAGCCTGCCCTGGACCTGAAGAGCCTCCACGTGGAGAAGCAGAAAGGTGAGAAGAAGGAGTCCGAGCCCCACAGAGACCCCCAGCCTGCCTTGGACCTGAAGAGCCTCCACGTGGAGCGCATGAAGCGCGAGCAGCAGAAACgggaggagagaggtgagaagaaggAGTCCGGCGCCGGAGCAGGAAGAAGCAAGACGGCCAAGACGTCCAAAGGAGGAGCCAAAG GAAAATGGGCGCTGAAAGCCGGCGCGCTGGACATCGCCGGCGCGGCGGGGGACGACGCCGACTTTGACAGCCTGGTGGAGGCGGTGGTGCGGGCGGAGCGGGCGTGTGCGTTTGGGGCGTGTAAGGCCAGCGTGGTCACGCTCGGGCAGCTGTGTGCCTTCTGCAGCCGCCAGTTCTGCCTGAGTCACCACGTCCCTGAG GTCCACGGTTGCGGCGAGCGGGCGAAGGCGAACGCCCGGATGAGGATCAGTAAGGAGGGGGTCCTGTACGCCGGCAGCGGACACAAGGACACCAGCATGGACCCTAATAAAAAAGCCCACCTTCACAGGAAACTGGACTCCAAACTCCGAGACATGGCGTCTCAGCGCAAGACTAAAGTCAAGGACAAGTGA
- the LOC114779562 gene encoding uncharacterized protein LOC114779562: protein MTETPGHRDGQANTNCQLVRRTLVSWMTETPGHRDGQANTNCQLVRRTLVSWMTETPGHRDGQLVRRTLMPWMTETPGHRDGQLVRRTLVPWMTETPGHRDGQLVRRTLVPWMTETPGHRDGQANTNCQLVRRTLVSWMTETPGHRDGQLVRRTLVSWMTETPGHRDGQANTNCQLVRRTLVPWMTETPGHRDGQLVRRTLVPWMTETPGHRDGQANTNCQLVRRTLMPWMTETPGHRDGQANTNCQLVRRTLVSWMTETPGHRDGQANTNCQLVREDLDALDDGDAWTPGRSGQHELPVGEEDLGVLDDGDAWTPGRSGQHELPVGEEDLDALDDGDAWTPGRSGQHELPVGEEGP from the exons atgacggagacgcctggacaccgggacggtcag GCCAACACGAACTGCCagttggtgaggaggaccttGGTGTCCTGGATGACGGAGACGCCTGGACACCGGGACGGTCAGGCCAACACGAACTGCCagttggtgaggaggaccttggtgtcctggatgacggagacgcctggacaccgggacggtcagttggtgaggaggaccttgatgccctggatgacggagacgcctggacaccgggacggtcagttggtgaggaggaccttggtgccctggatgacggagacgcctggacaccgggacggtcagttggtgaggaggaccttGGTGCCCTGGATGACAGAGACGCCTGGACACCGGGACGGTCAGGCCAACACGAACTGCCagttggtgaggaggaccttggtgtcctggatgacggagacgcctggacaccgggacggtcagttggtgaggaggaccttGGTGTCCTGGATGACGGAGACGCCTGGACACCGGGACGGTCAGGCCAACACGAACTGCCagttggtgaggaggaccttggtgccctggatgacggagacgcctggacaccgggacggtcagttggtgaggaggaccttGGTGCCCTGGATGACGGAGACGCCTGGACACCGGGACGGTCAGGCCAACACGAACTGCCagttggtgaggaggaccttGATGCCCTGGATGACGGAGACGCCTGGACACCGGGACGGTCAGGCCAACACGAACTGCCagttggtgaggaggaccttGGTGTCCTGGATGACGGAGACGCCTGGACACCGGGACGGTCAGGCCAACACGAACTGCCAGTTGGTGAGAGAGGACCTTGATGCCCTGGATGACGGAGACGCCTGGACACCGGGACGGTCAGGCCAACACGAACTGCCagttggtgaggaggaccttGGTGTCCTGGATGACGGAGACGCCTGGACACCGGGACGGTCAGGCCAACACGAACTGCCagttggtgaggaggaccttGATGCCCTGGATGACGGAGACGCCTGGACACCGGGACGGTCAGGCCAACACGAACTGCCAGTTGGTGAGGAGGGACCTTGA
- the LOC114779535 gene encoding kelch repeat and BTB domain-containing protein 4-like has translation MESSDVGGSSGEENYFLGYTFTDRSHSGRVVKSIMDLCLEDGLFADVTIAVDGKEFQLHRLVLSAQSSFFRSMFTSNLREARDRHIELKDVSAPVFQSLVDYIYHGTIKLRVEDLQDTYEMADMYQLTALFEECSRFLSRTVEVKNCLQVMMWLADRHSDQELYTAAKHCAKIHLVQLHQTEEFLNLPLCLLTDIIKDGVPSSQNPTAAISSWINHNRVEREEFSDLLQGSLKEIGEKVHIYLIGKEETRTHSLAVSLHCDEDDAISVSGQNSLCHQITAACKHGGDLYVVGGSIPRRMWKCNMHTMDWERCAPLPRDRLHHTLVSVPTGDAIYSLGGKTLQDTLSNAVIFYTVQDNMWTETSQLDTAVSGAAGVNLGGTIYLLGGEENDMDFFTKPSRLIQCFDAAAQKCRTKPYLLPFAGRMHATAHKDLVFVVAEGDALLCYNPLLDSFTRLRFPEAWSCVPALWKVASCNGCIYVFRDKCKKGDANTLKFNPATSVVSVIQGIKVLLTNWQFVLA, from the exons ATGGAGTCCAGTGATGTGGGCGGGTCGTCAGGAGAGGAGAACTACTTCCTGGGTTACACCTTCACCGACCGCTCCCACTCCGGCCGTGTCGTGAAGAGCATCATGGACCTCTGCCTGGAGGACGGCCTGTTTGCAGATGTCACCATCGCGGTGGACGGGAAGGAGTTCCAGCTGCACCGCCTGGTCCTCTCCGCCCAGAGCAGCTTCTTCCGCTCCATGTTCACGTCCAACCTGAGAGAAGCTCGCGACCGCCACATCGAGCTGAAAGATGTCAGCGCGCCGGTCTTCCAGTCGCTGGTGGATTATATCTACCACGGTACCATCAAGCTGCGCGTCGAGGACCTTCAGGACACCTACGAGATGGCGGACATGTACCAGCTCACCGCGCTCTTCGAGGAATGTTCACGCTTTCTGTCTCGGACGGTGGAGGTGAAGAACTGTCTTCAGGTGA TGATGTGGCTGGCGGACAGACACAGTGACCAGGAGCTCTACACCGCGGCCAAACACTGCGCCAAGATCCACCTGGTCCAGCTGCACCAGACCGAGGAGTTCCTCAACCTGCCGCTCTGCCTGCTGACCGACATCATCAAAG atggAGTCCCGAGCTCCCAGAATCCCACTGCTGCCATCAGTTCCTGGATAAACCACAACAGGGTGGAGCGGGAGGAGTTCTCCGATCTTCTGCAGGGCAGCCTGAAG GAGATCGGCGAGAAGGTCCACATCTACCTGATCGGTAAGGAGGAGACGAGGACGCACTCGCTGGCCGTGTCCCTGCACTGTGACGAGGACGACGCCATCAGCGTGAGCGGCCAGAACAGCCTGTGCCACCAGATCACCGCGGCCTGCAAGCACGGCGGCGACCTGTACGTGGTGGGCGGGTCCATCCCGCGCCGCATGTGGAAGTGCAACATGCACACCATGGACTGGGAGCGCTGCGCCCCCCTGCCGCGGGACCGCCTCCACCACACCCTCGTCTCCGTGCCGACCGGCGACGCCATCTACTCGCTGGGCGGCAAGACGCTGCAGGACACGCTGTCCAACGCCGTCATCTTCTACACGGTGCAGGACAACATGTGGACGGAGACCAGCCAGCTGGACACGGCGGTGTCCGGGGCGGCCGGGGTCAACCTGGGCGGGACCATCTACCTGCTGGGCGGGGAGGAGAACGACATGGACTTCTTCACCAAGCCCTCGCGCCTCATCCAGTGCTTCGACGCCGCCGCGCAGAAGTGCCGCACCAAACCGTACCTGCTGCCCTTCGCCGGGCGCATGCACGCCACCGCCCACAAGGACCTGGTGTTCGTGGTCGCCGAGGGCGACGCGCTGCTCTGCTACAACCCGCTGCTGGACAGCTTCACGCGCCTGCGCTTCCCCGAGGCCTGGAGCTGCGTCCCGGCGCTCTGGAAGGTGGCCAGCTGCAACGGCTGCATCTACGTCTTCCGGGACAAGTGCAAGAAGGGGGACGCCAACACGCTCAAGTTCAACCCCGCCACCTCCGTCGTCTCCGTCATCCAGGGCATCaaggtcctcctcaccaactGGCAGTTCGTGTTGGCCTGA